The genomic segment AGGGGGCCGATGCCCTTGCATGCATTTTGCTTCCTTCGTagcctgccggagaatcctgctcggctggatgatcagcagcaccacccacagctgcagactggctggcagacctggcggaatttctccacttggagaagatcggatgagggcttccacaaagcatggggtccATTCATCAGCCTggtccaagacctgtttgaagccaacaatgGATAGAAcggtggggagggggacgggcggaATGTATGGAAACCACCAGGGCCACAGAAATCAGATAGTAACGAGGCGGAGCAACAGAGGGGGAGACCCAAGACGCCAAGGGAACCCAGGGAGAGACTGACAGCGGGGCCAGAGGGCCCCCACAAAGCTATAAGAGCCAAACAAACGGCAAAACAAACCATCTGTTATGAAGGGAAGGGCCTAGGATAGGACctagaagggggggcgggggggaaacaaAGGGCGGCTGGAGAGCGGGTGCCGAAAAGAATAACgggtaaattgtaaataataattGTTTCATCCATCTgttgtacagtgtaaaaatgtgaactttaataaaaaatatttattttttaaaaatggagatcaaaactgtgcacagtactccaggtgtggttataccaAAATATGAACCAGGAGCAggacattcggcccctcaagcctgctctgccattcaataagattgtggctgctctgattataacctcaactccacattcccgcctaccccCATTAGCCTTTCACAccattgtttatcaagaatctatctacatcGGCCTTTAAATATTTTAAAAGTCAACCTCCATTGCCTTTTAAAGAAGAtagttccaaagatttacaactcgCTGAGAGAAAAAGATTCTTATATATGTTTTAAATCGACGACGTCCTATTTTAAAATAGTGAGCTCTAGTTCTAGATTTTCCACATCTACCCTACCAAGACTCCTCAGGATCGTTGTTGAGGTACCAGGCAAgaccccagcttttgttaggatacaGGACGAGAAACCGcaaacaattttcaatttgtaaagctgtgaggaaCAGATACTTCACCTCAAGAATGAAGATTCTGAACAGTAGGTATCTTTTATGTAAAAATAAACTtttatttaaacacagaatcaaccaCATGAACATCAAATCAATagttttacaattaacagttaatagTTCTTAACCAAAATGAAAAACTGTAACTCACTATCTACACCCGCCACTATATATATTCTAACAAAGCAACCCAATAGAGTTCAAAATCCAcacataaataaagttagcaatcagggtaacttgctgttctctgtgcagacctCTGGAGAGAAACCCTTTCAGAAACAACTTGAAAATTCTTCTtttttgtcagactcaaatcctgcaTCAAAACCACAGACAGACacgggccaggattctccggtatccggcggggcgggctgtatTGGCGCcaaggggtggcgtgaaccactccggcgttgagctgcccggaaggtgcggaatcctccgcaccttcgggggctaggccggcgctggagtggttggcgccgcgccaaccagtgctgaaaggcctccgccggccggcgcaagttggcgcatgcgcagaagtgccagcatgttcccagaaccgctggtgtgattcctgcgcatgcgcaggggatttcttctccgctccggccatggcggagctttacacaagccggcgcggagggaaagagtgcccccatggcactggcccgcccgcagatcggtgggccccaatcaggggccaggccaccgtggccccctcccccccaccggggccggatccccccctcccccccccccccgaggactccgcaggcttccctcagagccaggtcccgccggtacggacctggcctaatctacgccggcgggactggacaaAAATGGgctgctgctcggcccatcggggtccggagaattgctgggggggggggcactgccaatggcccaTGACCGGTGTAGCGCGgtccctgcccccgccaaaaaaccgccgccaaagaattcggcagctggcgtcggagcgggggtggtcggagaatcacgcccctggttcctcccattaattacatcatctgtatcccactaggaTGCCCCATGATCTGCTTAGCTATGACTAAACACCATCCTTCATAATTATCACACCCCAGGGAAttctataaacaatattccattagcaatctctgcaaacaagtaaatggttaaaatcaatgaattCCTCATCTTTacgactccttaatcacagctttagcagacatactgcctgtatgtatctgAACCCAggaattttaataacattactacaataaaatataatatataatttCCTGCATCCATTACATCTTATATGCTTCAATtaaattgcctcttactcttctatacTCCAGCGAATATAAGCCTAGCATATCCAACTTCATAAGACAACCCAtctattccaggtattagtctcatAAACCTTCGCTGAACTACATTTAATGAATTTACATcctcccttaaataaggagaccaatactgtaccagTATCCAAgatttggtctcaccaatgctctgtaaaactgaagcataacctctctacgTTTGTATTTAAATTCCCTCGCAATAAACAATGACATTCCATTAGCTTTTCTGATTACTTGCGGTGCCCACATGTTAATCTTTTGAGATTCATTCACTAAGAAACTGTCAGGAAAATATTTGTGATATGGAAATATCACGGACATGCAAGAAATTGGAATATTTTTCTAGCTGGTTATATCATTTAAAACTGTGGGAAAATGTAAGTTAAttaaggcaggtacagcatggatgTGTTATTGGAACTAGTGCTTTGGAGATGTTAATGAGCTTAATAACACTGCAAACAGAGGTTTACCTCAGGCAAGTTAATAAAAATGGGGGAcagaacatgaatgaatttgaataAGTTGTTGAAGGTTTCAAAGAAAAAGATACAAGATGTGAAAAGAGATGTGTGAAGAAAGGTTCATAAAATGAGTGCACTTTGAGGTGTCCTCACGTGGGGAGAGAGGTAATGCTCATATCTGCGAGGAGTGATATtgcctgtgggtgggggtgtggggcacCCTCAAACTCACTCCGACATTGGGCACCGTTtcgaaatggtgccccaatctctgagcAGCCGATCTATCCGGTGAGTTTAGCTCCCACTGCTGAAACAATTTCTAAGTGTAGAAAGGCTAGGGAGAAACATCCTGAGGCCCAAAAAAGCAACTAAGTGTGAGCGAATACCGGTCTGGATCTCATTCAAAAAGTCAGTGGAAAACAACCTGCCAaaatcacccaaaatgacacttggagaTATTTGGGGGGAATCATGCCCATGATGTGCCTTATCAAGTGCCTTCTGGAAATATAAGTACAGTCCAtctaccagttcccctttatccacagcacatgtgactccttcaaagaactccaataaattgagtaaacatgatttccccttcacaatACCATGTTGACCCCGCCTGATTACCTTGAATCCAGAGTCCGCTGCTTGTAATTCTTCTTTGCAAATCCAAACACTGATCAGTGGTGTTATCTATCTGCCCACTTAAAAATCAGGGAGTTCAATTTTTAGTTCTTTAAAACCACAAAGCCTGGGTTATAGATTATCCTCAAGACATGCCATATATAGAGAAGCTGCGGATTTTATGGCTAATGCACCCTACAGCCTTCTAGTAATCTTATACCTCTTTTTCTATATCTATATATTCACGAGAGAACAagagagaaaatgatttattatgTTATTTATTAGAAAATTTGATAGAATTGACTagtaggatttttaaaaaatgtacagaAAATATTTTAGCAGAAGTGTGGCAATAACATTTTGGGCATTTTAGTTAACTATTCAGAAGAATTTTGGGGGGAGCTGTGGACTTAAGCCTTATTGTATGTATTCTTGTACCACAAGCTCTTTCAGTGAAGGCAGGTTGCTTTGGCAGCCATGCAATTCCTCTAATTCAGTCACCTTTTGTTGGAGGTCTCTCATGTTCTTGCCCAGCTCATTACCTAGAGTTATCTGAAGCGTCAACAAAGGGATAAGGTACTTGTGGCAACTGTGGTTGTACAAAATAATTCCACCTTTCTCACAGAATTGGTAGGCATCCTCGATATTACTCAAATCTCTGCAGCACACACTGAGAGCGCTGAGTGTAAGAACAAGACGTTCATAGTAACGCGTACACAGTTTTTCCTGCAAGCTCAGTACATTCAGAAGGCAATTCAGAGCCCTGACATATTGTCCACTTCGAAGGCAGTTGTATCCTTCTTGCACCTCTGGTAGGAAGAAGAACTCAATGAATTTATCTGATTCACGGATGTCTTTGATTGCGTGCAACTGTCGTAAGTAGTCCATGAAAGCCAATTTACGTTCAGTGATTTTCTCTTGCATGAAGCACCTGGCCATGGTTTTCTTTGGGAATGTAATTTCTTCTATCTCTTCTTTAAAATCCTTCAGGATGTTTTTGTGTAACTTTTCAAAGTCCGAGTATCGCCGTTCAACGTAAGCCTGGCTGCCGTCATAGGTGCCGGACTTTATCACCACCACTTTGTACACCTGGGGAAGCAGGAAATACTGGTTAGAATAGTTGTGAGCAGTTTCAACTCATGGCACATGTTTAATTTGAAAATAAAGCGATGCCGCGAAGACTCTTATGGCTCAGACAGTACCATTTTCTTTTCTTTGCTAGCTTTAGCGCTGGCCTATTTGGAGTAGCACAAAGCAAAATTGTAATTCTGCACCATAACACCTTTTGAGAATTTCAGATCCCTTTTTACATAAATACAATTCAGAAACGCTACCCCACAGAGGTTTGTGGGATTACTGTTATTAATTAATGACTATGTTTTCCTCCCTGTGGTAgtcccaggtattgcggtacctaagaggtggatgaccattggttagacccaggagtctaccattggctgttgtacatagctctgccctgagaggcggagtataagaaccggtgccatcccagcagccttcactttctgtaccgaagctgctggggtagagttctagcagattaaagccttcagttatggaatcacttcgtcttgagtgtaattgattgcgcatcaatttaatccgctacaacttcagttggaaggatggatctccgtatcaaaccggagtgcctccagctcagcaccCACggggataactctgctgctatttttaaacactggctggcgtgctttaagggctacctcgacacggccgtaggaacccccacggaaggacagaagatgcatctcctgcgctcccgggtcagccctgggatctacccccttatcgaggaggcggagaactatgccgccgctatcgaactgctggaaggacattatatccgcccgttaaaccaggtctacgctcgtcacctgcttgcgactaggcggcaaagccctgaggaaacgttggaagatttctaccgggcgctactggtgctgggccaaaactgtggctgcccgcaagtttcggggagcgagcacacggaacttttaatcgggggtgctttcgtggcaggtatgacctcccccgatatccgccgaaggctcctagaaagggacactctgggacttacagaggcacgggcccttgcagggtccatggacgttgcctataaaaacgcgctgtcctttgcacctgatcgcgcggcggccccctgggctgcgtgtcaCTCCGCAGCGGcagccctcagaccttccccctggccccgcaagcctgcgcggcgagacagtCCGCTAACGCCaccggaccccgctgtttcttctgcgggcaggcgaatcatccccgcccgcgctgcccggcccgcaccgccacctgcaaagggtgcggcaagaaaggccactatgtgggggtctgctacgcccgcgccgtggccgcggtttcCAGCGGCTATGGGCcgccgcggcaaccctcccttcaggccccgaccggccagctctcaccgctccccctatcctaacgccacgtgcgacccacgggcgtggccatcttgccccctggACCCcaggctggacgggtgggcgccgccattttgtccattgccgacgccatcttcatcctcggacaccatgtgcgacccatgggtgacgccatcttggatggggccccaggcccccagctcggccgactacacgctgcccgatcagaactcgcaactgcttcatctggcctcagtAACACTGGACcacagtcgacctcggacactcgcaatggctacaacgacggtcctcatcaacggccacgagacgtcgtgcctggttgactctgggagcacggcaagctttgttcaccccgacacggtaaggcgctgttcacttgtaaaccaccctgtaaatcaaaggatctccctaacccccgtgtcacactcggtggagatacaggggttctgcctagcaaacctcactgtccaaggtaggaaattcaacaatttccgcctgtacgtcctgccgcacctctgcgcggctaccctcctggggctggatttccaatgccataTGCAAagtctgacttttaaattcggcggcgctatacctccccttactgtctgcggcctcgcggcccttaaggtcgacccgccttccctgtttgcgaacctcaccccggattgcaaacccatcgccaccaggagcagacggtacagtgcccaggaccggaccttcatcaggtccgaggtccaaaggctgctgggggaaggggtaatcgaagcgagcaacagtccctggagagctcaggtagtggtggtaaagaccggggagaagcataggatggtcatcgactacagccagaccatcaacaggtttacgcagctggatgcgtaccctctcctccgtatagccgacctggtaaacaggatcgcacaatacaaggttttctccacggtggacctcaagtccgcctaccaccagatacccctccgcactagtgaccgcaggtacactgccttcgaagcagatgggcggctctatcaatttttaagagttcactttggtgtcactaatggggtcttggtcttccagcgagagatggaccgaatggttgaccggtacggcttacgcgcaacattcccgtatctggataacgtcaccatctgcagccatgaccagcaggaccacgacaccaacctccgcaaattcttccagaccgcgaaaatccttaacctgacctacaataaggataaatgcgtgtttagcaccgaccgtctagccattctaggctacgtagtgcgaagtggagtcttaggacccgaccctgagcgcatgcgccccctcattgagttccccctccctcacttccccaaggccctgaagcgctgccgagggttcttcagctattatgcacagtgggcccccaattacgcagacaaagcccgacccctgatccagtccacaactttcccctgtcgacggaggcccgccaggccttcagccgcatcaaggcagacattgctaaggccacgatgcgcgccatcgacgggtccctccccttccaggtcgagagcgatgcgtccgacgtagctctggcggccaccctcaaccaagcgggcaggcccgtggctttcttctcccgtaccctccatgcttccgaaattcaccattcctcggtcgaaaaggaggcccaggccatagtagaagctgtgcgacactgaaggcattatctggctggcaggagattcactctcctcacggaccaacggtcggttgccttcatgttcgataatgcacagtggggcaagattaaggacggcaagatcttgcggtggaggatagaactttcCACCttcaattacaagatcttgtaccgtcccgggaagctaaacgagcctcctgatgccctgtcccgtggccgcACAAAtggaccacctccgatccctccacgaggacctctgccacccgggggtcactcgctttttccattttatcaaggccggcaacctgccctactctatcgaggaggtcaggacagtcaccagagactgccaaatctgcgcggagtgcaaaccgcacttctaccggccagagagggcgcacctgataaaggctttccgtccctttgaacgcctcagcatggacttcaaagcccccctcccctctaccgaccgcaacacgtacttccttacgtGATTGACAAAtacttccggttcccattcgccatcccctgcccagacatgatcaccaccaccgtcatcaaggccctccagggtatctttacactgttcagtttccccgcatatatacacagcgatagggggtcctcctttatgagcgacgaactgcgtcaattcctgctcagcaagggcatcgcctcgagcaggacgacaagttacaacccccggggaaatggacgggtagagagggagaacagaacggtctggaagaccgtcctgctggccctgcggtccaggaatctcccagtctcccactggcaggaagtcctcccggtggccctccacgccatccggtcgctgctctgtacaaccacaaatcagacacctcacgaacgtctccttgttttccccaggaagtcctcctccgggacctcgctcccaacctggctagcgacacccggacccatcctgcttcggtaaCATGTgagagcgcacaagtcggacccgttggtcaagagggtccacctgctgcacgtcaacccccagtacgcctacatagcgtccctgacggccggcaggacacagtctcccttcgggacctggcgcctgctggagccccacg from the Scyliorhinus torazame isolate Kashiwa2021f chromosome 10, sScyTor2.1, whole genome shotgun sequence genome contains:
- the snx20 gene encoding sorting nexin-20 — protein: MEENKHQNSSVNNELSAAFCNKKPIKEESVTGAGSAVLNAQGWSTLQNKEAPSRTAAPEATLTTKQLLQYWNAVNKKVKPIRLLFEIPETRTVEDEGSKYVVYKVVVIKSGTYDGSQAYVERRYSDFEKLHKNILKDFKEEIEEITFPKKTMARCFMQEKITERKLAFMDYLRQLHAIKDIRESDKFIEFFFLPEVQEGYNCLRSGQYVRALNCLLNVLSLQEKLCTRYYERLVLTLSALSVCCRDLSNIEDAYQFCEKGGIILYNHSCHKYLIPLLTLQITLGNELGKNMRDLQQKVTELEELHGCQSNLPSLKELVVQEYIQ